The following coding sequences are from one Triticum aestivum cultivar Chinese Spring chromosome 5A, IWGSC CS RefSeq v2.1, whole genome shotgun sequence window:
- the LOC123105044 gene encoding HMG-Y-related protein A yields MAAEQVAKPATLPPYPEMILAAIAALNDKNGSNKSAISKYIEGKYGDLPKEHGALLTAHLVRMKESGQLFFLKNNYFRTDAPDAPPKRGRGRPRKPIDPNAPPPPPKSASPRPRGRPAKPKDPEAEAANPPKKAKTVNPPKKAKTAPAPAVDGSAKRGRGRPPKARPAEPAAA; encoded by the exons ATGGCCGCCGAGCAGGTCGCCAAGCCGGCCACCCTCCCGCCCTATCCCGAG ATGATACTGGCGGCCATCGCGGCGCTCAACGACAAGAACGGGTCGAACAAGTCCGCCATCTCCAAGTACATCGAGGGCAAGTACGGCGACCTCCCCAAGGAGCACGGCGCGCTGCTGACGGCGCATCTGGTGCGCATGAAGGAGTCCGGCCAGCTCTTCTTCCTCAAGAACAACTACTTCCGCACGGACGCGCCGGACGCCCCGCCCAAGCGGGGCCGCGGCCGCCCGCGCAAGCCCATAGACCccaacgcgccgccgccgccgcccaagtcCGCGTCGCCGCGCCCCCGCGGACGCCCCGCCAAGCCCAAGGACCccgaggccgaggccgccaacCCGCCCAAGAAGGCCAAGACCGTCAACCCGCCCAAGAAGGCCAAGACCGCTCCCGCCCCTGCCGTCGACGGATCCGCCAAGCGCGGCCGCGGCCGTCCGCCCAAGGCGCGCCCCGCCGAGCCGGCGGCGGCCTGA